Proteins encoded in a region of the Clostridium butyricum genome:
- the pglZ gene encoding BREX-1 system phosphatase PglZ type A, protein MNLQEIRNFLKDLFSKPLGDGKKRNIVFWYDENEDFIEEIDSFDLEDVKVIKLTENNAFHTKYYIEKENTESNILIYSNMKKPEPNEDWLYDIFCYSEEFSTDRATVIMRELGVVNPALKDEFKLYNTFFKNKERIAAFKNLNVADFTEEKVHMAVLCVLTKTKIMDFEEILKNLIKDYLDDEHRLYENITKFGSEEELWNLIRKYYGYSFEEKSLERFMATLLITNMNETIKFDLPKQYDSFISKKITNCIVFIDHFMNNVNDSVYYDKMQHIIGEKMKINALLDKNDSDTCASNDTFEHVDKLILRRITNLIKEGVEEYDKYLNLLSSRRTLHYYKKYISEYKALKWSINLLKKKKELDSLIKTESIYDMVKSYANNYFYIDKAYRKFYYHYDNCDDKELLCDLKDIVENLYNNWYLQELSIKWNEALSKNNGWRIDGLKQQDRFYSEFVKYERKERTYVIISDGLRYESADELNTLLVNERKGKSKIEYIQGVLPSYTKLGMAALLPNRSIEINDNYDVLVDGINSNGTENRDKILKLSNPKSLAVTYDKVMDMKDSEIRKAFTGLDIVYIYHNTIDARGDHASTEREVFSATEEAFKEITLLVNKLVNRVSAASIIITADHGYLYKRSTMEESNKLTGIKLDDGEDNRRFLLTSNKENVEGTITFSMDYLLGKDSDKYVITPKGTSRFKVQGAGANYIHGGAMPQEIIVPVIIFKNDRSSSSVNDIRKVKITLTSITRKITNIITYLEFFQDEMIQDKVLSKKVKCYFEDEEGNRISNENIIIGDSRSENPKERSYREKFVLKSMPYDKTKQYFLVIEDAEDSNGDYDRIPFNIDIAIVDEFGF, encoded by the coding sequence GTGAATTTACAAGAAATAAGAAATTTTCTAAAAGATTTATTTTCTAAGCCATTAGGTGATGGTAAGAAGCGTAACATTGTATTTTGGTATGATGAAAATGAAGATTTTATTGAAGAAATAGATAGTTTTGATTTAGAAGACGTTAAAGTTATTAAGTTAACTGAAAATAATGCTTTTCATACAAAGTATTATATAGAGAAAGAAAATACAGAAAGTAATATTCTTATATATTCTAATATGAAAAAACCAGAGCCAAATGAAGACTGGCTTTATGATATATTCTGTTATAGTGAAGAGTTCTCTACTGATAGAGCAACTGTTATTATGCGTGAATTAGGAGTTGTAAATCCAGCCTTAAAAGATGAATTTAAACTATATAACACATTCTTTAAGAATAAAGAGAGAATTGCAGCATTTAAAAATTTAAATGTTGCAGATTTCACTGAAGAAAAGGTTCATATGGCTGTTTTATGTGTATTAACGAAAACAAAGATAATGGATTTTGAAGAGATATTAAAGAATTTAATAAAAGACTATTTAGATGATGAGCATAGATTATATGAAAATATAACTAAGTTTGGAAGTGAAGAAGAACTCTGGAACCTTATAAGAAAATATTATGGATATTCATTTGAAGAAAAGAGTTTAGAAAGATTTATGGCTACTCTTCTTATAACAAATATGAATGAAACGATAAAGTTTGATCTTCCAAAGCAATATGATTCATTTATATCAAAAAAGATTACAAACTGTATAGTATTTATAGATCATTTTATGAACAATGTTAATGACAGTGTTTACTATGATAAGATGCAGCATATTATCGGCGAAAAAATGAAGATAAATGCTTTATTAGATAAAAATGATAGTGATACTTGTGCCTCTAATGATACATTTGAACATGTAGATAAGTTGATTTTAAGAAGAATTACTAATCTTATAAAAGAAGGTGTAGAAGAATATGATAAATATTTAAATTTACTATCATCAAGAAGAACTCTGCACTACTATAAAAAATATATAAGTGAATATAAGGCACTAAAATGGTCAATAAATTTATTAAAGAAAAAGAAAGAACTTGATTCGTTAATAAAGACTGAAAGTATATATGATATGGTTAAATCTTATGCTAATAATTACTTCTATATAGATAAAGCATATAGAAAATTCTACTACCATTATGACAACTGTGATGACAAAGAATTATTGTGCGATTTAAAAGATATAGTTGAAAACTTATATAATAACTGGTATCTTCAAGAATTATCAATTAAGTGGAATGAAGCATTATCAAAAAATAATGGTTGGAGAATTGATGGCTTAAAGCAGCAGGATAGATTCTATTCTGAATTTGTAAAGTATGAACGTAAAGAAAGAACATATGTAATTATTTCAGATGGATTAAGATATGAAAGTGCTGATGAACTTAATACTCTGCTTGTAAATGAAAGAAAAGGTAAATCGAAAATAGAATATATTCAAGGGGTACTGCCTTCTTATACAAAACTTGGTATGGCAGCATTACTACCTAATAGATCTATTGAAATAAATGATAATTATGATGTATTAGTAGATGGCATTAATAGCAATGGAACTGAAAATAGAGATAAAATATTAAAATTATCAAATCCTAAATCATTAGCAGTAACTTATGATAAGGTTATGGATATGAAAGATTCAGAAATAAGAAAAGCCTTTACTGGATTAGATATAGTATATATTTATCATAATACAATAGATGCTCGTGGCGATCATGCAAGTACTGAAAGAGAAGTATTTAGTGCAACAGAAGAAGCATTTAAAGAAATAACTTTACTTGTTAATAAATTAGTAAACAGAGTTAGTGCAGCAAGTATTATCATTACAGCAGATCATGGATATTTGTATAAGAGAAGTACAATGGAAGAAAGTAATAAGTTAACAGGAATAAAACTAGATGATGGTGAAGATAATAGAAGATTTTTATTAACGTCTAATAAAGAAAATGTAGAGGGAACAATTACTTTTAGTATGGATTATCTTCTTGGAAAAGACTCTGATAAATATGTAATTACACCAAAAGGAACAAGTAGATTTAAAGTACAGGGAGCAGGTGCTAATTATATACATGGTGGAGCAATGCCACAAGAGATTATAGTACCTGTAATAATATTTAAAAATGATAGAAGTTCATCAAGTGTAAATGACATAAGAAAAGTTAAGATAACATTAACAAGTATTACTCGTAAAATAACTAATATAATAACTTACTTAGAGTTTTTCCAAGATGAAATGATTCAGGATAAAGTACTTTCAAAGAAAGTAAAATGTTATTTTGAAGACGAAGAAGGAAACAGAATTTCTAATGAGAATATAATCATAGGAGATTCAAGATCAGAAAATCCAAAGGAAAGAAGTTATAGAGAGAAGTTTGTATTAAAGAGTATGCCATATGATAAGACAAAGCAATACTTCTTAGTAATAGAAGATGCAGAAGATTCTAATGGTGATTATGATAGAATACCATTTAATATTGATATTGCTATAGTAGATGAGTTCGGATTTTAA
- the pglX gene encoding BREX-1 system adenine-specific DNA-methyltransferase PglX: MDKNKIKSFAVWARRKMIESVTEKAERIGITQDKIEEVEQVQGGFKLGEETFYLSIKHRNALIHEINEKGFEEVMEEVAYTWFNRFMGLRYMEVNDYLPSGVRILSSSVDGRIEPDVLSKLSEIIEELSLNGEEIYELLDSGTTSDREKAYRTILVKQCNELGKIMPQMFEKISDYTELLLPDNLLEEGSVIRKMVEDIEESDWKEEVEIIGWMYQYYISEKKDEVFAALKKNVKITKENIPAATQLFTPKWIVKYMVENSLGRLWIEGHPNDELQSEWKYYLEEVEQEPEVEEELQKIREEHLRLTPEDIKVLDPCMGSGHILVYAFDVLYEIYKTAGYSEREIPKLILKNNLYGLDIDDRAAQLASFALIMKARHYNRRLFREIEREHLELNLCSIQESNEITDEAIDYFANGNEELKNDVKYLVDVFTDAKEYGSILEVKSVDFDAIKQRLKEVEDEDNLMFGDYRKAILDNLPAIVMQGKTMSRLYEVCITNPPYMGSDGMSQKLRDFVIKEYPSSKSDMYSVFIEKTFKYTKSNYLTSLVTMHSWMFLNSYKDLRKKIITDFTINSLVQLGFEAFEGINGKVVQTVSWVSRKKSIKDFKATYIKLVDFYDSQRYRKEIEFFNNKNRYCETRQIDYLKIDGMPINYWISNKVRTIFSIANKLETLGEARQGLATGDNDKFIRIWTEVDYSKIGFYFPSTESFLESSFKYAPINKGGLFRKWYGNNESVIKFDQPSFEILSKQGNKLPSKQFYFKKGMTWTKVSTNTFSVRYCDKGYVFSDAGMKITMDERNLSYIGSLLNSKIVNKFLAAISETINYEKGNIARIPIIIEERFKGRINSSFEECINLSKNDWDSFETSWDFKVHPLLKLLDIGSQYKLSSIFNIWETECEENFVQLKSNEEELNRIFIDIYGLQDELTPEVEEKDITIRKADRTREIKSLISYAVGCMFGRYSIDAEGLIYAGGEFGDKWSINSNQCKVRSINKDDEGNVISVSWGDATFVPDKDNIIPITEDEYFEDDIVARFIEFIRTVYGEENLEENLDYIADSIGRKTSESARQAIRRYFIKDFYKDHLKIYQKRPIYWMFDSGKNDGFKCLVYMHRYNEQTIAKVRTDYLHTLQRKYEAEINRQQLVLDSSDSSAKDKAVAKKKIDRINKQIEECKEYDEVVAYFANEKISIDLDDGVKVNYAKFQDVKVINSKNKEVKMNLLAKI; the protein is encoded by the coding sequence GTGGATAAGAATAAGATAAAATCTTTTGCTGTATGGGCAAGAAGAAAAATGATAGAATCTGTTACTGAAAAAGCAGAGAGAATAGGTATTACACAAGATAAAATAGAAGAAGTAGAACAAGTGCAAGGTGGATTTAAGTTAGGTGAAGAAACTTTTTATCTATCAATTAAACATAGAAATGCTTTGATACATGAGATTAATGAAAAGGGCTTCGAAGAAGTAATGGAAGAAGTAGCCTATACTTGGTTTAATAGATTCATGGGACTTAGATATATGGAAGTTAACGATTATCTTCCTTCTGGAGTAAGGATCCTTTCATCATCTGTTGATGGCAGAATTGAACCAGATGTATTAAGTAAATTATCTGAAATAATAGAAGAATTAAGTTTGAATGGTGAAGAAATATATGAACTTTTAGATAGTGGAACTACAAGTGATCGTGAAAAGGCTTATAGAACTATATTAGTAAAGCAATGTAATGAGTTAGGTAAGATAATGCCTCAGATGTTTGAAAAAATAAGTGATTATACAGAATTACTTTTACCAGATAACTTGCTTGAAGAAGGTTCTGTAATAAGAAAAATGGTAGAAGATATTGAGGAGTCTGACTGGAAAGAAGAAGTTGAAATAATAGGTTGGATGTATCAGTACTACATATCTGAAAAGAAAGATGAAGTATTTGCAGCACTAAAAAAGAATGTAAAGATAACAAAAGAAAATATTCCAGCAGCAACTCAACTTTTCACACCGAAGTGGATAGTAAAGTATATGGTTGAAAATTCACTAGGCAGATTATGGATTGAAGGTCATCCAAATGATGAATTACAAAGTGAATGGAAATATTACTTAGAAGAAGTAGAGCAGGAGCCAGAAGTAGAAGAAGAATTACAAAAAATAAGAGAAGAACATTTAAGACTAACCCCTGAAGATATTAAAGTATTAGATCCATGCATGGGTAGCGGTCATATATTAGTTTATGCTTTCGATGTTCTTTATGAAATATATAAGACAGCGGGTTATAGTGAAAGAGAAATACCTAAATTAATATTAAAAAACAATTTATATGGTTTAGATATAGATGATAGAGCAGCACAACTTGCATCATTTGCTTTAATAATGAAGGCTAGACATTATAATAGAAGATTATTTAGAGAAATAGAACGTGAGCATTTAGAGTTGAATTTATGTTCAATACAGGAAAGTAATGAAATAACTGATGAAGCAATAGATTATTTTGCAAATGGAAATGAAGAATTGAAGAATGATGTTAAATATTTAGTTGATGTATTTACTGATGCTAAGGAATATGGTTCTATTCTTGAAGTAAAGTCAGTTGATTTTGATGCAATAAAACAAAGATTAAAAGAAGTTGAAGATGAAGATAATCTTATGTTTGGGGATTATAGAAAGGCTATACTTGATAATTTGCCAGCAATTGTTATGCAAGGGAAGACAATGAGCAGATTATATGAGGTTTGCATAACTAATCCACCTTATATGGGATCAGATGGAATGAGTCAAAAATTAAGAGACTTTGTAATTAAGGAGTATCCAAGTTCTAAAAGTGACATGTATTCAGTATTTATTGAAAAAACATTTAAATATACTAAATCAAATTATTTAACATCATTAGTGACAATGCATTCATGGATGTTTTTGAATTCATATAAAGATTTAAGAAAAAAAATAATAACAGATTTTACGATTAATTCTTTAGTACAACTAGGATTTGAGGCATTTGAAGGTATTAATGGAAAAGTAGTTCAAACTGTTAGTTGGGTATCAAGAAAGAAATCAATTAAAGATTTTAAAGCAACATATATTAAACTTGTTGATTTTTATGATTCGCAAAGATATCGAAAGGAGATTGAATTTTTTAATAATAAGAATAGATATTGTGAAACAAGACAAATAGATTATTTGAAAATTGATGGAATGCCTATAAATTATTGGATTAGTAATAAAGTAAGAACGATTTTTTCTATTGCTAATAAATTAGAAACTTTAGGAGAGGCTAGGCAAGGATTAGCAACAGGGGATAATGATAAATTTATTAGAATATGGACTGAAGTAGATTATTCAAAGATTGGATTTTATTTTCCATCAACAGAATCATTTTTAGAGTCAAGTTTTAAATATGCACCTATAAATAAAGGGGGACTATTTAGAAAATGGTATGGCAATAATGAAAGTGTTATAAAATTTGATCAGCCTAGTTTCGAGATATTATCTAAGCAAGGAAATAAATTACCATCAAAACAATTCTATTTTAAAAAGGGGATGACATGGACTAAAGTTAGCACTAACACATTCTCTGTTAGATATTGTGATAAAGGTTATGTATTTAGTGATGCAGGAATGAAAATCACTATGGATGAAAGAAATCTATCATATATTGGTTCATTACTAAACTCAAAAATAGTTAATAAATTTTTGGCAGCGATATCAGAAACGATAAATTACGAAAAGGGAAACATCGCAAGAATACCAATAATAATTGAAGAGAGATTTAAGGGGAGAATTAATTCCAGTTTTGAAGAATGTATTAATCTGTCGAAAAATGATTGGGATTCTTTTGAAACATCATGGGATTTTAAAGTTCATCCATTATTGAAATTATTGGATATTGGAAGCCAATATAAATTAAGTTCGATATTTAATATATGGGAAACTGAATGTGAAGAAAATTTTGTACAGTTAAAATCTAATGAAGAGGAGTTAAACAGAATATTCATTGATATTTATGGTTTACAGGACGAATTAACTCCAGAAGTTGAAGAGAAAGATATTACTATTAGAAAAGCGGATAGAACAAGAGAGATTAAATCACTTATTTCTTATGCAGTTGGCTGTATGTTCGGAAGATATTCTATAGATGCAGAAGGGCTTATTTATGCTGGTGGAGAGTTTGGTGACAAGTGGTCAATAAATAGTAATCAATGTAAAGTAAGAAGTATTAATAAAGATGATGAAGGGAATGTGATAAGTGTTTCATGGGGTGATGCTACATTTGTACCTGACAAAGATAATATTATTCCAATTACTGAAGATGAGTACTTTGAAGATGATATAGTTGCGAGATTTATAGAATTTATAAGAACTGTATATGGAGAAGAGAATCTTGAAGAAAACCTAGATTATATTGCAGATTCTATTGGAAGAAAGACTTCTGAAAGTGCAAGACAGGCAATTAGAAGATACTTTATAAAAGATTTCTATAAGGACCATTTAAAAATTTATCAAAAGAGACCTATTTACTGGATGTTTGACAGTGGTAAAAATGATGGATTTAAATGTTTAGTTTATATGCACAGATACAATGAGCAGACTATAGCAAAGGTTAGAACAGATTATCTTCATACGCTACAAAGAAAATATGAAGCGGAAATTAACAGGCAGCAGTTGGTTCTAGATTCAAGTGATAGTAGCGCAAAGGATAAGGCTGTTGCTAAGAAGAAGATTGATAGAATTAATAAGCAGATTGAAGAATGCAAGGAATATGATGAAGTTGTAGCATATTTTGCAAATGAAAAGATATCTATTGATTTAGATGATGGAGTTAAGGTTAATTATGCTAAATTCCAGGATGTTAAAGTTATAAATTCAAAGAATAAAGAAGTTAAAATGAATTTATTGGCAAAAATATAA
- the brxL gene encoding protease Lon-related BREX system protein BrxL, which produces MDDLSIKLNENFAGKVVRKDLTQKLKQGANVPIYVLEYLLGMYCATDDEDSINEGVERVKNILADNFVRPDEAEMIKSKIREMGRFTVIDKLTVKLNEKKDIYVAEFSNLGLKDVEISAKYVKEYEKLLGAGIWCIIKLQYYYEEGVKDQNPFIIDQVTPIQMPSMDIDELIEGRKHFTKDEWIDILIRSIGMEPTQLKNEVKWHMLLRMVPLCENNYNMCELGPRGTGKSHLYKEISPNSILVSGGQTTVANLFYNMSQRKIGLVGMWDVVAFDEVAGITFKDKDGIQIMKDYMASGSFARGKEEKAASASMVFVGNINQSVDVLLKTSHLFEPFPEAMACDSAFFDRMHFYLPGWEVPKMRPELITDSFGFITDYLAEYLRDMRKRTYGDAIDKYFKLGNNLNQRDVIAVRKTVSGLVKLIYPHGEFTKEDIEEILKYALVGRRRVKEQLKKIGGMEFYDVHFSYIDLDTMEEEFVSVPEQGSGSLIPEGLGKAGHVYTVGVGDSGMIGVYKIETEVVSGSGKFERTGLGTCREAKESIETAFRYFKANSRSISASISTTSKDYLMHVQDVNGVGMTSSLSLAAIIAMCSGALNKPVQSQLAVLGSVSIGGTINKVEDLANTLQVCFDAGAKKILLPMVNAADIPVVPPELFAKFQIMFYSGAEDAVFKALGVQ; this is translated from the coding sequence ATGGATGATTTAAGTATAAAATTAAATGAGAATTTTGCAGGAAAAGTTGTTAGAAAAGACCTAACTCAGAAACTAAAACAAGGTGCAAATGTGCCAATATATGTTCTAGAATATCTTCTTGGTATGTATTGTGCAACTGATGATGAAGACAGCATAAATGAAGGCGTAGAAAGAGTTAAGAATATATTAGCAGATAATTTTGTAAGACCTGATGAAGCAGAAATGATTAAATCTAAAATAAGAGAAATGGGTAGATTTACTGTTATAGATAAGTTAACAGTAAAGTTAAATGAAAAGAAAGATATTTATGTTGCAGAATTCTCAAATTTAGGTCTAAAAGATGTTGAAATAAGTGCTAAGTATGTGAAGGAATATGAAAAACTGCTAGGTGCAGGGATTTGGTGTATAATAAAACTTCAATATTATTATGAAGAAGGAGTTAAGGATCAAAATCCTTTTATTATAGATCAAGTTACTCCAATTCAAATGCCAAGCATGGATATAGATGAATTAATAGAAGGTAGAAAGCATTTTACTAAAGATGAATGGATAGATATTCTAATACGTTCTATTGGTATGGAGCCTACACAATTAAAAAATGAAGTGAAATGGCATATGCTCCTAAGAATGGTTCCACTATGTGAGAATAATTACAATATGTGTGAACTTGGACCAAGAGGAACAGGTAAGTCTCATTTATATAAAGAAATATCACCTAATTCAATTTTAGTATCTGGTGGACAGACAACAGTAGCAAACTTATTTTATAACATGTCTCAGAGAAAAATAGGACTTGTAGGTATGTGGGATGTAGTTGCCTTTGATGAAGTAGCAGGAATAACATTTAAAGATAAAGATGGAATTCAAATAATGAAGGATTATATGGCTTCTGGTTCTTTTGCAAGAGGAAAAGAAGAAAAGGCAGCCTCTGCATCTATGGTATTTGTAGGCAATATAAATCAGAGTGTAGACGTGCTACTGAAAACTTCTCATTTATTTGAACCATTCCCAGAAGCAATGGCTTGTGATTCAGCATTTTTTGATAGAATGCATTTTTATCTTCCAGGATGGGAAGTTCCAAAGATGAGACCAGAATTAATAACAGATAGTTTTGGATTTATTACTGATTATTTAGCAGAATATTTAAGAGATATGAGAAAAAGAACATATGGGGATGCCATTGATAAATACTTTAAACTTGGTAATAACTTAAATCAAAGAGATGTTATTGCGGTAAGAAAGACAGTATCAGGATTAGTTAAATTGATTTATCCTCATGGAGAGTTCACAAAAGAGGATATTGAAGAAATTCTCAAGTACGCTTTAGTTGGAAGAAGAAGAGTTAAAGAGCAATTGAAGAAAATAGGTGGAATGGAATTCTATGATGTTCATTTTTCTTACATAGATTTAGATACAATGGAAGAAGAATTTGTATCAGTGCCTGAACAAGGCTCAGGCTCATTAATCCCAGAGGGATTAGGAAAAGCAGGGCATGTTTATACAGTAGGTGTTGGAGATTCTGGAATGATTGGTGTATATAAGATTGAAACAGAAGTAGTCTCTGGTAGTGGTAAATTTGAAAGAACAGGACTTGGTACGTGTAGAGAAGCAAAAGAAAGTATAGAAACTGCGTTTAGATATTTCAAGGCTAATAGCAGGAGTATAAGCGCATCTATTTCAACTACAAGTAAGGACTACTTGATGCATGTACAAGATGTAAATGGAGTAGGCATGACCTCTTCATTATCACTTGCAGCAATTATTGCAATGTGCTCTGGAGCACTTAATAAACCAGTACAAAGCCAATTAGCAGTATTAGGTTCTGTAAGTATTGGAGGTACTATAAACAAAGT